Sequence from the Larimichthys crocea isolate SSNF chromosome XXIII, L_crocea_2.0, whole genome shotgun sequence genome:
GCAAGTGCAAATGCATGCGTAATCTACTTTGTTTTACTGTAGTTGTCATTGATAATCATGACTGAAGCTGTAGTGAAACTGCCATCTTACTTTATGTGCTGCGAAACACTTGTCATCCTTCTCCAGTGCCCTCTTTACATATTCGAATGCCTCGAATAccagctgcttcttcttttcgGCCTTCATGTCGGGCAGGAGCGACAGGTCACGAGACGCCCGGGCCAGCCTCCACAGAAACTCTGCTTCATCACTGGatggaacaaacacacacacaccactcgTACAAGTTTATACAAGTAGATTGTATAGTGAGAATAGAAGAAGAAATTGAATGTGAAAAATGAGGCGGAGCAGTTTATGGCCACAGTGTGACTCCACCATCTGCTTACCTGTCCTtgtactgcagcagcagctggtacAGCTTCTCGGTCTCTGCACAGCTGTACAGGTAGTCAGCCTGCTCCAAAACCTCCTCTGCACAGACCCCAAACACCAAATTTCAGTCAAACGTTGTCTTGTGTACTAATTCTTTAAACCTCAACTCACGCCGTTTGAAAGGTGAAAGAACTCAAGTTAACATCTGTTGATTAGGATTGAATATcccaaaaaaaatccatcagaGTTTGCCAAGTACCTTTTTCTAAAGCGTGGACCACAGCTGAGCTCTGCACTCTGTGATAAGCTTCATACCCCAGGCAGGACAGTGTGGGGAGCCCAAGGAGGAATGCAGCTCCACCAGTCTGTGCACACAATAAGGAAGCGACATAAGTCAAGATCATTCAGTCAAAAAGAGTCAGAAGTCATGCTGGCTATTGTTTACAATGATCAGTCTCGGTTGACAGAAGAGAACCTGACACATGAGCAGTATGGGGTCACTCGGTCAGTGCActtaaattcagttcagttatatacagtcctcctcctcatcatcatcatcatcatcaccatcatcatgcTGAGCCTGTTGTTACACCCTGACAGAAAGCTGCAGCCCAGCTAATCTCCCTGCTGACCTTTCACCTGAATAAAGAACAACACATTACAATGACACTCCTGCTCTGCCACCAGTCCAATGAGTGAGAATAAAAGCCATGGTTATTTACAGTCAGAGCGGTGGCAGTCCTTCTTAAAGCCGTCCTGTAGCAGCGGTCTGTCCCCCTGGTCCTGATCAGTTTTGCACCATACCCTGACAGTAAAGTCCTGCTGGTGAACCGTGTTAACACTACCCGAGCCATAGTGTCAACAACCCGCACAGTCAGGAACCAGAgagggaaacaaacacagagagacggCGTCACACACTGAGTGTCAGGGAGCATTCAAGAGCAACGATCAGAGGAGAAAAACGTTTCCAAAAGACTGGGGTGTTGATCCGATTAAAATGATGACATAcgtgtttatattttatcttaacatactgtatatttatggtTTTATCTTGACTATTTTTCTTATTCCTATTTTTCACATTAGTCTTTTACAGTCCCAGGGGCATGGGCGGGCATtggtaaaataaagttttttttattagaactttatttcacaaacaaaggaacacagatcatatacaaaacattacaaaaacattcatgtataTTCTACGCCAGGGGGAGAAAtagtttacataaatatatttaaatgttcacatataTTAAGCGTTTTTATAGCGT
This genomic interval carries:
- the rmdn1 gene encoding regulator of microtubule dynamics protein 1 isoform X1, with protein sequence MARVVLTRFTSRTLLSGYGAKLIRTRGTDRCYRTALRRTATALTTGGAAFLLGLPTLSCLGYEAYHRVQSSAVVHALEKEEVLEQADYLYSCAETEKLYQLLLQYKDSDEAEFLWRLARASRDLSLLPDMKAEKKKQLVFEAFEYVKRALEKDDKCFAAHKWYAVCLSDVGDYEGVKVKIGNSTIIRDHLETAIKLNPKDATSLHILGYWCFAFAELPWYQRKVAALIFASPPTSTYDEALEFFLKAEEVDPNFYSKNLLMLGKTYMAMKDQQKALLWLTKAKEYPARTLEDKEVHKEAVDLLKGLE